The following DNA comes from Syngnathoides biaculeatus isolate LvHL_M chromosome 18, ASM1980259v1, whole genome shotgun sequence.
aaaagtattaaaaaaaaaaacagagcaataACATACTTAAACACAATGTAAAGCAGTAAACattttgtgcatcatgatttagTGCGGAATTTTTTTCAGCTGCTTTTGGTGTGCCCACCTTGGACACCAGGAAGCAGTACTGGATAATACATTCATACAGACACAAACGAATAACAGATTTCTACTACTAGAATTCAGTAAATTGCTGTATTCTTAATACAGTAACTTAAAAATCTACAATATGCCCTGTGAGTGTTGTTGtattatctgtctacatgtgttgttccagcatttgtattcaaataccCATCTGTTAAAGTGTTGTAATACAGTAACTAGTAATGCTACCATTAGCATGTCAATGGGATATTCCAATGAGGGCCATAGGGTTAGGGTCAGGCAAGGGAGTTCAGTTcctttaaatataatttaattaattattatatgatTCATGAACTATTGTAGTtatatttaattataattaaatataACTAATTCTATTAGTTTTATATTTGAGAGTAACTTCCACTGTGAGTAAAATTAAAGAGCTTGAAGGCTCTTTTTTGATAAAATGTTCCCTAGCTACCAATTTGCTCTTGCcagtcaaagcaaaaatatcAGTAAAATGATGGCGAGAatctcaaaatatgaaaaaaattgggGCATTTGTATCTCTGTACACACCTCGAAAGACCATGTTGGCCTCTGGCAGTTCCATCTGGTACCCAAATGAAGTTGTGGTCTCCTGAGTCCTGGTACTGGCTTCAAATTCCACCCCTACTTGGATCTAGTGAGCCCACACACCATATGCATGCAATagtgcaaaaaatacaaaaactttgACACATTAGATACAGCACCTGCTTGTTGGCTCTGTGATAATAGCTAGCATGGGCACCTCCTTTACCGGCATTCAAAGTTGCCACCCAATTTGGTTCTAAACGCAAAAGATAGTGAAAAAGTGCTATGAGATCCACCAAAACTtgacaaaatatgacatttacTTAATTCACAAGGAATCCCCACTTGAATACTGTCCAGCCAGTGTGAGGATTCCACCCTCTTCTGCTCTGCCTCTGTGGTAGACCAGCTCTCCTCCTAACACCAGACCAGAGGACACACTTTGCAGAAAGTGAGCCACGAGGATAACTGGTCCAGAAAACGACATACAGAGATACAACATAGATTAACagacaaaaaacacaatagGTTTAACTTCCGACGGTGTACACTTTGTCACCACTGATAACTACAATTACCATAATATATTGCTTAAATACTTCTTTGTCAGTGTTGATGAAACTCAGAATGTAATGTAGATGTTCTGATTTTCAACTAATATCCCAGATtatgcaggtgtcaaactcaaggcgtgCAGGACAGATCTCGTCCTCCATATCATTTTATGCAAAGCAATTCCCAGAGTTTTTGCTTGACATTGGTTCAAAAGTACTTATCTAAGATGAAAATGTTAATAATAAAAAGCAGGGGcaattacagtatgtaaaatAATGGACCAGTTATAAGGACGCTTAAAACACACACCTAATCCATAAACAAACACAGTGCAGCTCAAATGTTACTATAAGAGAatcttcaataaaaaaaataaaaaaaaacacagttctCACACAAATTTCAGTGGTATGGTATAGTATGGTGGTCTGGTCTCACCTGATTCTCTAAGAACATCTGGATTAGCCACCGTCACAGCTGCGGTGAAGTCACTCCCCCTGTACTCTGTTTCAAACTGCCAGGTGACGAATTGGGACTGCTGGGtcttaaaacaacaatgaaaattttcaCCATCTCATGTTTTATGGCAGAGCAGCAaaacaacagcactttttttctaCCTGGAAAACCGATCTGGCTCGTATACGCTCAGTAAGATGCAGCAAAGCATGTGCATTCAGACTGCCTGAGGAATCCATCTCACCAATTAACGCGGGGGCATCCTTGAGGTAGACGAATCATCAATGTGCAATTTGTGTGCCTGTAGGACGCGTATATGACAACAGTGATTCATGCTTTACCTTGTCTTTGCTGTAATCATCAGACTGCAGGTGTTCCACATGGAATCGATAGTATGAAGGACTGACAGCACTGAGGTGGAGTGTATGACTGACCTGAAGACAGACGCATGCATGATCACCTCAAACTACATTTTATCTTTCAGTCACTGGctacaacattaggtacacccgaACAAAATTCCAATTCAATCAAACAGGCATCACCTTGAAGAAGCTGCTCACAGTTTTATTGACAATCATCTTAACACCTTCAATCTGTTGAGGAAACACATctgagaggagaagaagaaaattgtTCATAAGTGACAATAActaaattattttcataattaaattacatttgattCATTTACTGAATTTATATACAGGATTCAGTAGCCCTCTAACCATGTTTGCTCACTTAAATTTGAGTCAAAAGGGATGACACTCAGCTCTCGACATGCCAGTCAGAGATGAAAGTTAAtgcatacttgaaaaaaatccaagaaattTATTAGTAGTAACCCTTTTGGTGGTTCAAACTGTATTTCAGGCAAACCTTTGCAACTCCTGTGAAGAGAGTGAAAGCTGCCTGGGTTTGGTAGGCGTCCATCTCTCCTCTCCCAGCGTGGCGGGCTGTACCAGTGAGCAGGATGTGCGTCCCAGCGAGAAGGTGGGGGGTCCGTAGAAAAAGGCCAATTCTGGTGGCCCGGACCGGAAGACAAAGCCAAAACACTGCCCATGAGACTGCAACACTTCCTGGAAGGAATGAAggactcgttttttttccatctccctTTATGCTATATACATCCCATGCCAACATTAACACATTAAATAATACACCAGAATAATTAAACGACACTTCAAACATGGGCTGGAAATTGGTCCTTGGAAGTTGGCGTGTTACCTGTGTATTTATAAACATATTCCTGTGCACCATTTTTATTACTTGACTGTGCAGACTGTAGCTAAGATTCTGGCTGGTAAATTTCAGTGTAAACGTATTCAAAGTGATGTTGATGTACAAATATAATTCCAAACGTtgtcaaacacaaaatatataaaaaaaaatgtgcagcatACTTTGAAGGATGCTGTACCCGGATGCATCAGTACCGTTAGCTTCCATGACATTAGCATAGGCGACAACGGACAGCTAAGTACACTTTTCGTTCTACCGGTGACCTCATTCCGGATTAAAATACCTTAAATTCCAAGGAGAACCCTTGAGCGACACATCGGAAACGTTAAGTGAATATGAGAACGCTGCTATGACCGGAACTGATCATCCAGCTGTTATGTGGTACCGGATAACATGTCCCTTGGAAACACGAACTTGCTCCTTCTTCTGCACACCTGGTTTAATAAAaattgctttggtttttttttcaaataatttatttataattCACATCTCTTTAATAAATACTGTGGATAGTTGGGGTTTATTATTTATCACAATTGGGATATTAATGTCAACAGCCTTGTTTCCTGTCGGACTACTAAAATGCAAACACGGTCTACGAAATCAGGTTGGAGGTGATCTTAATCCTCAGGTTCGTCTGCGTCCTGAGGCACCATAAATTAAGAGTCAGACAGTTTTAGCCTAAAAGAcgggaaaactacattttattgCTAAGACTACAAAACAATTATGAATTAAATCTGTTTAAATCCCGACTCTGACGCGCATTTCTTTTGCGTGAGAAAAGAATACTTTTTGAAACCtgtaggatattttttttttctctcacgcGCGATATGTCTCGTTCACTGTCAATATTGCTGGTGGGAGAAGGGAACTTTTCGTTTTCCGCTGTTTTGTGCCGCTTATCATCGGAAGTGAAGGTCACGGCCACTTGTCTGCAGCCGCAGGAGGAAGCACTGCGGCAGGAAGGTGCATTCGAGAATATACAGAGCATCAAGGACTCCGGTTAGGATTTGGATTTTTAACCTTCTCAAAAAAATTACCATGTGGTTTTGTtccatatattgtattttttttggtaactttttttttctccctcaggtGGCTGTGTGCTTTTTGAGATAAACAGTACAAAGCTTGGGGAATGCGCATCTCTGCAAGGGCATCTGTTTGACCGTGTGGTCTTTAACTTCCCACACTGCGGGAGAAAAAGTGGCGTCAAAAAGAACAGGCAACTTCTCAAAGACTTCTTTCTCAGGTAAAATTGTTTCTTACCAAGGGAAACCAAGAGATGCAGTACAGCGGCTTCAAGGGCTTCAAGGCCATACTAATACGTAGATTAACtgccattaaaaatgcattcattgtaGATGACATTGTTAGTGTTTGCTTTGTGAAGATTTTATGatgcatttatactttgcaaaCACAGTATCAGGAATAACTGAATAATGTTTGATAGTGATAGAtatgaaaagtctacacaccacTGCAGGGCTCAACATTAACTTTTGCAGCTACTTGCCCTATTGGGCAAGTGAATCTAAATCTCACTTGCCCCATCCGAAAGCCCGCTTGCCATAGctttcaacaaatattacatgctTTTATAGCAACTGTTGATAATCCTTAcatcatataaaatatattttaggttttgttattgtttattgcatcgatatgacaaaaaataaattaaataataaaaacacaaatgtaaattgaaaaaaaatgtggtaaaTGTTTGGCACGATAACAAATGACGAACAAATTAAATAACTAAATACTAAATAATGACTTTTAACAAATAActactgaatttaaaaaaaatatggcaaaaggttggcacaataacaaatgacgaacaaataaaatgactaaataatgACTTATCAAATGAAAAGTGAATAAAATACTAAATCATATTTTTACTGATCAGGACATCTAGCAACTCATCTTCCTCAGCACAGGTCAATTGGAACTATGAATTGCCAACCAGTGTGTAATTTCAAACACGTGGATTTGTTTACAACACTGACCGGAAGCAGCCTTCAACAATATGTTGGCCGGTTTTCCCTTTTGTGTGTCGCCGTTTCATCACAATATACACTAATAACTAACTGTGtcatgtcaaaatattattgTTATCGATGACAGCACTTATCATttgtataaatatattaactAAGTCGGACTTTCTTACCTCAGATTTTCCTTGATTGTATTTCGTCGTTTAACTATTCTTGACCAAAGCACAAGGCGGCCATTACGCCGTAAAAGAAGGCAGGCTTTTTCAGTCGAGCTCCAGCGAATCAGAAACTCGTATGTTAAGCTGTTGTTGTCACATGTTCTCACGCAATGTCGGCCGTGAGTCATCAATACTATCGACTTGgacccaatatttttttaataaatgcgaAATTACGATATTTCTGTGAAAATTCCCACTTGTCCCGTCGGGCAATCGTGCCGTACATTTACTTTCCCGAAGAAGCATTTTGGGAAAACGGCAATCGTTAAAGTTGAACCCTGCACTGTTTGAATGCCAAGTGTTtgataggagaaaaaaaaaaaaaaaaaacaagagacaaaGCAAAATCATtacattataaaacattttcGCCATCAATGTGATCTATAACCTGAACAAgtcaatttcttttaaaagaaaaaaaggtgcaTACATGTGCACACCCTATTTTAACTGGGGATGCgcctgtgttcagaattaatcaATCACAGCCACCGtctaaagtgcctctgattagcTCCAAGAAGTTTAGTTGTTCTAGTATCAACTCCTGATTGACTCTGCCCGCAATCCATCCAACTGTCGCTTTTGTGGCATTGTCCCTTCAGTTGCATTCAGGTGTTAGCTGAAGACGGGGAGGTTCACGTTTCCTTGTGCAACGGACAGGGCGGGACGCCGGCCGACCAGCCCAGACGAGAGCGACACAACAGCTGGCAGGTGGTCGCCATGGCAGCAGAGGCACGCCTCATCCTCAGTGATGTCCGCCCTTTCGAGAGTGACAAATACCAGAGCTACAAGTGCACAGGATACAGGTAAGATGTAAAGGTGAGTGTTTAAACTGACAGCTTGTTCTCTTAATGTGGCACTGGAAGATGATTATTGAGATCCCCTTTTTTCCACAGGAGTCAAGATAAAGGCTTCCATTTGGAGAATGCTCTGCTCCATGTGTTTACTCGCAGCGCCCCCTTCAGATGCCCTCAAGTATTTAAAGTGGAAGAAACTGTGGAAGGAGAGAAACTCCAGTACAACATACCGGCAGAACTCAGTGATTACACATCTCGGTATTTAACCTCAACACTCTCCCTCATATTTGATATCCAGTGGATGTTGGATTACAATAAAACGTTGTTGGATTATGTAAAACCTAGTGAACAGATTTTGATGCCACTTTGTCTCATTAATAATTTTGATAATAAGTTAAGTGAGGtagcacagtgactcagctggtaaagtgttgccctcacagttctgaggacccgggttcgatcctagccccaccggtgtggagtttgc
Coding sequences within:
- the si:dkey-71l1.1 gene encoding mitochondrial import receptor subunit TOM40B, with the translated sequence MGSVLALSSGPGHQNWPFSTDPPPSRWDAHPAHWYSPPRWERRDGRLPNPGSFHSLHRSCKDVFPQQIEGVKMIVNKTVSSFFKVSHTLHLSAVSPSYYRFHVEHLQSDDYSKDKDAPALIGEMDSSGSLNAHALLHLTERIRARSVFQTQQSQFVTWQFETEYRGSDFTAAVTVANPDVLRESVILVAHFLQSVSSGLVLGGELVYHRGRAEEGGILTLAGQYSKPNWVATLNAGKGGAHASYYHRANKQIQVGVEFEASTRTQETTTSFGYQMELPEANMVFRGMINSRCIIGGVLEKRLSPLPATLIMGAFVNHRGDKLQVGLGVNVGQ